A single region of the Malus sylvestris chromosome 8, drMalSylv7.2, whole genome shotgun sequence genome encodes:
- the LOC126631564 gene encoding patatin-like protein 2 isoform X1: MERSGRVEPPTVFGKIVTVLSIDGGGIRGLIPATILAFLESELQKLDGEDARIADYFDVIAGTSTGGLVTAMLAAPNENNRPLFAAKDIIDFYLNLCPKIFSQNSWPIFPNTTKIIKALAGPKYNGKYLHRLIRKRLGNKRLHDTLTNVVIPTFDIKNLQPAIFSNFKVKKKPSYDALLSDICIGTSAAPTYLPAHYFETKNVAGRTREFNLIDGGVAANNPVYVIGGTLLAVCEVTNEIRKANPDVFPVKPMDYGRFLVISLGTGSSKAEMKYHASSSAKWGLLNWLTSGGSTPIINVFSQASNDMVDLHLSAIFQALHSEENYLRIQDDTLRGTIASVDIATKKNLTNLVKVGEGLLKKPVSRVNLDSGKFEATKHETNAEALTRFAKLLSEEKRRRQAGSTNGHTESTY, translated from the exons ATGGAAAGAAGCGGTAGAGTAGAGCCCCCCACAGTCTTTGGAAAGATAGTCACAGTTCTCAGCATCGATGGGGGCGGAATAAGAGGCCTCATTCCGGCAACCATTCTTGCTTTCCTCGAATCTGAACTTCAG AAGCTGGATGGTGAAGATGCAAGGATCGCTGACTATTTTGATGTGATTGCAGGAACAAGCACAGGTGGTCTTGTGACCGCTATGCTCGCAGCCCCAAACGAGAATAACCGCCCACTGTTCGCTGCCAAAGATATTATAGACTTCTACTTAAATCTATGCCCTAAAATCTTCTCCCAAAACAG TTGGCCAATTTTTCCCAATACGACAAAGATTATCAAAGCTCTAGCAGGACCAAAATACAATGGCAAGTATTTGCATCGCTTGATTAGGAAAAGGTTGGGCAACAAAAGATTGCACGACACATTGACTAATGTTGTAATTCCCACATTTGACATCAAGAATCTCCAGCCAGCtatcttctccaactttaaG GTGAAAAAGAAGCCATCATACGATGCCTTACTCTCTGACATATGCATTGGAACCTCAGCGGCACCAACTTATCTTCCAGCTCATTATTTTGAAACCAAGAACGTTGCAGGCAGAACTAGGGAATTCAACCTTATAGATGGCGGCGTGGCTGCAAATAATCCGGTATATGTGATAGGAGGA ACTTTACTTGCTGTTTGTGAAGTTACAAACGAAATAAGGAAGGCGAATCCAGACGTTTTTCCTGTGAAACCTATGGACTATGGGAGATTTCTAGTGATATCATTAGGAACTGGTTCATCAAAAGCTGAAATGAAATACCATGCAAGCTCTTCAGCGAAATGGGGCCTGTTGAATTGGTTAACCAGCGGTGGCTCCACCCCCATCATTAATGTTTTCAGTCAAGCAAGCAACGATATGGTTGATCTTCACCTTTCTGCAATTTTCCAAGCCCTTCATTCTGAAGAAAATTATCTTAGAATTCAG GATGATACCCTTCGTGGGACAATAGCTTCTGTGGATATAGCCACAAAGAAGAATTTGACCAATCTTGTGAAAGTTGGAGAAGGGCTATTGAAAAAACCGGTTTCTCGGGTTAATTTGGACAGTGGCAAGTTTGAGGCTACTAAGCATGAGACAAATGCAGAGGCTCTTACAAG GTTTGCTAAACTACTGTCGGAAGAGAAGAGGAGGCGCCAAGCAGGGTCAACCAACGGGCATACTGAAAGTACTTACTGA
- the LOC126631564 gene encoding patatin-like protein 2 isoform X4: MERSGRVEPPTVFGKIVTVLSIDGGGIRGLIPATILAFLESELQKLDGEDARIADYFDVIAGTSTGGLVTAMLAAPNENNRPLFAAKDIIDFYLNLCPKIFSQNSWPIFPNTTKIIKALAGPKYNGKYLHRLIRKRLGNKRLHDTLTNVVIPTFDIKNLQPAIFSNFKVKKKPSYDALLSDICIGTSAAPTYLPAHYFETKNVAGRTREFNLIDGGVAANNPTLLAVCEVTNEIRKANPDVFPVKPMDYGRFLVISLGTGSSKAEMKYHASSSAKWGLLNWLTSGGSTPIINVFSQASNDMVDLHLSAIFQALHSEENYLRIQDDTLRGTIASVDIATKKNLTNLVKVGEGLLKKPVSRVNLDSGKFEATKHETNAEALTRFAKLLSEEKRRRQAGSTNGHTESTY; the protein is encoded by the exons ATGGAAAGAAGCGGTAGAGTAGAGCCCCCCACAGTCTTTGGAAAGATAGTCACAGTTCTCAGCATCGATGGGGGCGGAATAAGAGGCCTCATTCCGGCAACCATTCTTGCTTTCCTCGAATCTGAACTTCAG AAGCTGGATGGTGAAGATGCAAGGATCGCTGACTATTTTGATGTGATTGCAGGAACAAGCACAGGTGGTCTTGTGACCGCTATGCTCGCAGCCCCAAACGAGAATAACCGCCCACTGTTCGCTGCCAAAGATATTATAGACTTCTACTTAAATCTATGCCCTAAAATCTTCTCCCAAAACAG TTGGCCAATTTTTCCCAATACGACAAAGATTATCAAAGCTCTAGCAGGACCAAAATACAATGGCAAGTATTTGCATCGCTTGATTAGGAAAAGGTTGGGCAACAAAAGATTGCACGACACATTGACTAATGTTGTAATTCCCACATTTGACATCAAGAATCTCCAGCCAGCtatcttctccaactttaaG GTGAAAAAGAAGCCATCATACGATGCCTTACTCTCTGACATATGCATTGGAACCTCAGCGGCACCAACTTATCTTCCAGCTCATTATTTTGAAACCAAGAACGTTGCAGGCAGAACTAGGGAATTCAACCTTATAGATGGCGGCGTGGCTGCAAATAATCCG ACTTTACTTGCTGTTTGTGAAGTTACAAACGAAATAAGGAAGGCGAATCCAGACGTTTTTCCTGTGAAACCTATGGACTATGGGAGATTTCTAGTGATATCATTAGGAACTGGTTCATCAAAAGCTGAAATGAAATACCATGCAAGCTCTTCAGCGAAATGGGGCCTGTTGAATTGGTTAACCAGCGGTGGCTCCACCCCCATCATTAATGTTTTCAGTCAAGCAAGCAACGATATGGTTGATCTTCACCTTTCTGCAATTTTCCAAGCCCTTCATTCTGAAGAAAATTATCTTAGAATTCAG GATGATACCCTTCGTGGGACAATAGCTTCTGTGGATATAGCCACAAAGAAGAATTTGACCAATCTTGTGAAAGTTGGAGAAGGGCTATTGAAAAAACCGGTTTCTCGGGTTAATTTGGACAGTGGCAAGTTTGAGGCTACTAAGCATGAGACAAATGCAGAGGCTCTTACAAG GTTTGCTAAACTACTGTCGGAAGAGAAGAGGAGGCGCCAAGCAGGGTCAACCAACGGGCATACTGAAAGTACTTACTGA